In Candidatus Defluviilinea proxima, a single genomic region encodes these proteins:
- a CDS encoding ABC transporter ATP-binding protein: MTTKIIPPDYITKSEEAYDKGYDPKVARGLLRFVKPYSRQMLISLIYMIIVTIAAVSGPYFVKLAIDDGIGKRDLRALGVIAVTYFIVAGVQLITNFFRVRIMSRVGQHVLYDVRTAMFDHLQKLSLSFYNRYSVGRVITRVINDVGTLREFITWAVLAIVRNLLAIIGTLVAMLSLDWHLSLITFAVIPLMILATSLYRNIARRNYRKVRAAVSWTNSVLAENVNGVRVVQAFSRQEHNFKNFKEYVNRYFLETSLDAAKVASAFTPVVDVLGAIATALVVYIGGKAVLGESITPGVLIAFVLYIDRLFDPIRDLSRRFDTLQSTMAGGERILELLNTPIEVRDAEDALEMKAVTGGVRFEDVQFHYSDDETLVLDGINLNVDAGQTVALVGETGAGKTTIVKLLTRFHDPTSGCVRVDGVDLRTVTQQSLRRQMGMVLQDPFLFNGSVKENILFGRLDASDEEVIAAAQAVGAHDFIMGLKNGYDSAVEEGGATLSVGQRQLISFARALLADPRILILDEATSSVDTQTEQIIQRALATLLQGRTSFVIAHRLSTITSADKIVVIHDGKIIEQGTHTELLANQGMYYELYKTGFQE, from the coding sequence ATGACAACAAAAATCATTCCTCCCGATTACATTACCAAGTCTGAAGAAGCCTACGATAAGGGCTATGACCCCAAGGTGGCACGCGGACTGTTGCGATTCGTGAAGCCTTATTCGCGGCAGATGTTGATTTCACTGATTTACATGATTATCGTCACGATTGCGGCGGTGTCTGGACCGTACTTCGTCAAGCTTGCCATTGACGATGGCATCGGCAAACGGGACCTGCGTGCACTGGGCGTGATCGCCGTCACTTATTTTATTGTGGCGGGTGTACAACTCATTACGAACTTCTTTCGTGTGCGTATCATGTCGCGGGTGGGACAGCACGTATTGTATGACGTCCGCACGGCGATGTTCGATCATTTGCAGAAGCTGTCGTTGAGCTTCTATAACCGTTACAGTGTGGGACGTGTCATTACGCGCGTTATCAACGATGTGGGGACGTTGCGCGAGTTCATTACTTGGGCGGTGCTGGCGATTGTCCGTAACTTGTTGGCGATCATTGGAACTCTCGTTGCGATGTTGTCGCTCGATTGGCATTTGTCCTTGATCACGTTTGCGGTCATCCCGTTGATGATCCTTGCGACCTCGTTGTACCGCAACATCGCGCGCAGAAATTATCGCAAGGTGCGTGCGGCCGTCTCATGGACTAACTCAGTACTGGCAGAGAACGTCAATGGTGTGAGAGTGGTGCAGGCGTTTTCGCGTCAGGAACATAACTTCAAGAATTTCAAGGAGTATGTCAATCGCTACTTCCTTGAGACGAGTCTCGATGCGGCGAAGGTGGCTTCTGCGTTCACGCCGGTTGTGGATGTGCTTGGCGCGATTGCAACGGCTCTTGTTGTGTATATTGGCGGCAAGGCGGTGTTGGGAGAGTCGATCACGCCCGGTGTGTTGATCGCGTTCGTGTTGTACATTGACCGCCTCTTCGATCCCATCCGTGATCTGAGTCGACGCTTCGATACGCTTCAATCTACGATGGCGGGCGGCGAACGCATTCTTGAATTGCTCAATACGCCGATAGAGGTGCGGGATGCGGAAGATGCTCTCGAGATGAAAGCAGTCACCGGCGGAGTCCGATTCGAAGATGTCCAGTTCCATTATTCTGATGATGAGACTCTTGTCCTCGATGGAATTAATCTGAATGTGGATGCGGGTCAGACTGTGGCGTTGGTGGGGGAGACGGGCGCGGGCAAGACGACGATCGTGAAGTTGTTGACGCGCTTCCATGACCCGACTTCGGGTTGTGTGCGCGTGGACGGCGTTGACTTGCGGACAGTGACTCAGCAAAGCCTGCGGCGGCAGATGGGCATGGTGTTGCAGGACCCGTTCCTATTCAATGGTTCGGTGAAGGAAAATATTTTGTTCGGGCGGTTGGACGCGAGCGATGAAGAAGTGATCGCCGCGGCGCAGGCGGTGGGTGCGCATGACTTTATCATGGGCTTGAAGAATGGATACGATTCAGCTGTGGAAGAGGGCGGCGCGACGTTGAGCGTGGGACAACGTCAGTTGATCTCGTTCGCGCGTGCGTTGTTGGCTGACCCGCGCATTTTGATCTTGGATGAAGCGACCTCCTCAGTGGATACGCAGACCGAGCAGATCATTCAACGCGCACTGGCGACTCTGTTGCAGGGACGCACATCCTTCGTGATCGCGCATCGCCTTTCGACCATCACGAGTGCTGATAAGATCGTGGTCATTCACGATGGGAAGATCATCGAGCAGGGAACGCATACCGAGTTGTTGGCGAATCAAGGGATGTATTATGAACTTTATAAAACTGGATTCCAAGAGTAG
- a CDS encoding GIY-YIG nuclease family protein, whose amino-acid sequence MPYLVYILECSDGSYYTGSTDDINKRLWQHQEGVEPSAYTYSRRPVKLVWTSEETQHYYDALRWERQIKGWSRAKKQALIRGDLDGIHEIVKVERKRREEVKKNTPR is encoded by the coding sequence ATGCCTTATCTTGTCTACATCCTCGAATGTTCTGATGGCTCCTACTACACAGGAAGCACGGACGATATTAATAAGAGATTGTGGCAACATCAAGAAGGTGTTGAACCTTCCGCGTATACGTATTCTCGTAGACCTGTGAAGTTGGTTTGGACTTCTGAAGAGACGCAACATTATTACGATGCCTTGCGATGGGAACGGCAGATCAAAGGTTGGAGTCGTGCAAAGAAGCAAGCGCTCATTCGTGGCGACCTTGATGGAATTCATGAAATTGTGAAAGTAGAAAGAAAAAGAAGAGAAGAAGTTAAAAAGAATACTCCTCGCTGA
- a CDS encoding ABC transporter ATP-binding protein — translation MKHLIRIRTFLKPYVWQILASLLMLLILTGLGLLVPRIIRSVIDDALTRRETDALIRSALLLLGLGLGSAILNLGNRYLAEWIAARVGYDLRNRVYDHIQHLPFTYHDHVQSGQLISRCIEDVRSIERFAGGSVADLVRFVILSVGILVIMVTDNARLAVIALLPMIPLIVMTSSFGTKIGKLFFDVDMAIGEVSNRLQENVVGVQVVRAFAREEYETKRFESANKEVFKTWVHVIDEWSKIMPTTNWLISISTILILWFGGQMVMDGTLTVGAIVAFNAYILMMAEPAQQLTGLVNAGGEAAAGAQRVFEVLDTHPEIHTPKDAIKLDTLRGEVEFKDVELKYKDEKTASLNGISLKVEPNRIVALIGQTGSGKTSLVNLIPRFYDVTEGEVYVDGHNVRSVDLVTLRRQIGIVLQTSLLFSDTIKANIAYGRPSATMDEVIAAAKAAQAHEFIEGFPKGYDTIVGERGVTLSGGQRQRVAIARALLMNPRILILDDSTSSVDTQTEKLIQAALDNLMEGRTTFVIAHRLSTVRRADMILVMDKGHIVERGTHDDLLKAGGLYKEIHDLQLVDHVKFAEEMEDIQEEEVDIKKEHEL, via the coding sequence ATGAAACATTTAATCCGAATCCGTACCTTTCTTAAGCCGTACGTTTGGCAGATACTGGCTTCCCTATTGATGCTCCTGATCCTCACGGGACTTGGCCTGCTTGTGCCTCGCATCATCCGTTCTGTGATCGACGATGCACTTACTCGTCGCGAAACAGATGCTCTCATCCGCTCGGCGCTTCTTTTGCTTGGACTTGGGCTTGGTTCAGCAATATTGAACTTGGGCAATCGCTATCTGGCTGAGTGGATCGCCGCACGAGTTGGCTATGATCTTCGCAATCGTGTCTATGACCACATCCAGCATTTGCCGTTCACCTATCACGATCATGTCCAAAGCGGACAACTCATCTCGCGTTGTATCGAGGACGTCCGTTCGATAGAACGTTTTGCAGGCGGCTCCGTGGCAGACCTGGTGCGGTTTGTCATTTTGTCCGTCGGCATTCTGGTCATCATGGTGACAGACAACGCGCGGCTGGCTGTTATCGCTTTGTTGCCCATGATCCCGTTGATCGTAATGACCTCCAGTTTTGGAACGAAGATCGGCAAGTTGTTCTTTGATGTGGATATGGCCATCGGTGAAGTTTCAAATCGTTTGCAGGAAAACGTTGTCGGTGTGCAGGTGGTGAGAGCTTTTGCACGTGAAGAATATGAGACCAAGCGGTTTGAATCGGCTAACAAGGAAGTGTTCAAGACCTGGGTTCATGTCATTGACGAATGGTCGAAGATCATGCCGACCACCAACTGGTTGATCTCCATCAGCACCATCCTCATTCTTTGGTTTGGTGGGCAAATGGTCATGGATGGGACATTGACGGTTGGCGCGATCGTTGCATTCAACGCTTACATCTTAATGATGGCCGAACCAGCTCAGCAGTTGACGGGACTCGTCAATGCGGGTGGTGAAGCTGCGGCGGGCGCACAACGTGTGTTCGAAGTGTTGGATACGCATCCAGAGATTCATACGCCGAAAGACGCGATTAAGCTTGATACCTTGCGCGGTGAAGTGGAATTCAAAGATGTGGAGTTGAAGTATAAAGATGAGAAAACAGCCTCGTTAAACGGGATCAGCTTGAAGGTCGAGCCGAATCGCATTGTCGCATTGATCGGGCAAACGGGTTCGGGAAAAACGTCGCTTGTAAATCTTATCCCGCGCTTTTACGATGTGACCGAAGGCGAAGTGTATGTGGATGGGCACAACGTCCGCAGTGTGGACTTGGTGACGTTGCGCAGGCAGATCGGCATTGTGTTGCAGACCTCATTGCTGTTCTCGGATACGATCAAAGCGAATATCGCGTATGGTCGCCCCAGTGCGACGATGGATGAAGTGATCGCCGCCGCCAAAGCCGCACAGGCGCACGAATTCATTGAAGGTTTTCCGAAGGGATATGACACGATTGTCGGTGAACGCGGTGTGACGCTTTCTGGTGGGCAACGTCAACGTGTGGCAATTGCGCGTGCGCTGTTAATGAACCCACGCATTTTGATCTTGGATGATTCGACGTCATCAGTGGACACACAAACTGAAAAGTTGATCCAAGCCGCGCTGGATAACTTGATGGAAGGCCGAACCACGTTTGTGATCGCGCACCGTCTGAGCACAGTGCGCCGCGCAGATATGATCCTCGTGATGGATAAAGGCCATATCGTCGAACGCGGCACACACGATGACCTGCTCAAGGCTGGTGGGCTGTATAAAGAAATCCATGATCTGCAATTGGTGGATCACGTGAAGTTTGCAGAGGAGATGGAAGATATACAGGAAGAGGAAGTAGATATAAAGAAGGAGCATGAGTTGTAG
- the sucC gene encoding ADP-forming succinate--CoA ligase subunit beta: MKLHEYQSKTIFSKYGIPIPKGRVAATADEAKQIAEELGGRAVIKAQVLVGGRGKAGGVKVAKNSDEAANYAQQILAMEIKGLPVRKVLVDEAAAIATEIYFAITNDRAAKKPVMIASAAGGVDIEEVAAKTPEKIIKVHIDPLLGLRDYQARDIAASIDLPRELWRDFNKIASALWQVYKDTDAELAEINPLVITGDNKLVALDGKMLIDDNSLFRHADLAEIRDIDEEAPAETEARRHGLSFIKLDGNIGCMVNGAGLAMTSMDIVKLFGGEPANFLDIGGGAGAEKVAAAMRIILSDPTVKAVLFNIFGGITRCDEVARGILVAMDEVKPKVPMVVRLVGTNAEEGRKLLENANMITAETLADAAKKAVAAAKG; this comes from the coding sequence ATGAAACTTCACGAATATCAATCAAAGACAATTTTTTCGAAGTACGGAATTCCCATCCCGAAAGGACGGGTGGCGGCTACCGCTGATGAGGCAAAACAAATTGCCGAAGAGTTGGGTGGCCGCGCAGTGATTAAAGCGCAGGTATTGGTTGGTGGACGCGGTAAAGCTGGCGGTGTGAAGGTTGCCAAAAATTCTGATGAGGCCGCGAATTATGCACAACAGATCCTCGCGATGGAGATCAAAGGTTTACCGGTGCGCAAAGTACTTGTAGATGAAGCCGCCGCGATCGCAACCGAGATCTATTTCGCCATTACGAATGATCGCGCCGCAAAGAAGCCGGTCATGATCGCATCGGCCGCAGGCGGTGTGGACATCGAAGAAGTGGCGGCGAAAACACCTGAGAAGATCATCAAGGTGCACATTGACCCATTGCTTGGCTTGCGCGATTATCAAGCCCGCGACATAGCCGCTTCGATCGATCTGCCGCGTGAGTTGTGGCGTGACTTTAACAAGATCGCTTCGGCACTGTGGCAGGTGTACAAAGATACAGATGCAGAACTGGCCGAGATCAACCCATTGGTGATCACAGGGGATAACAAGTTGGTGGCACTCGATGGCAAGATGCTGATCGACGATAACTCGCTATTCCGCCATGCGGACCTGGCTGAGATCCGCGATATAGATGAAGAAGCTCCCGCTGAGACGGAAGCTCGTCGTCACGGACTTTCTTTTATCAAGCTCGATGGCAACATCGGATGCATGGTGAACGGCGCAGGTCTCGCGATGACCAGCATGGATATCGTCAAGTTGTTCGGCGGCGAACCAGCCAACTTTTTAGATATCGGCGGCGGCGCTGGAGCAGAAAAGGTGGCGGCCGCGATGCGCATCATCCTTTCTGACCCAACGGTAAAAGCAGTTCTATTCAATATCTTCGGCGGCATCACCCGCTGTGACGAAGTTGCCCGCGGCATTCTCGTTGCGATGGATGAAGTGAAGCCGAAAGTACCGATGGTCGTCCGTCTCGTTGGAACGAATGCAGAAGAGGGACGCAAGTTGCTCGAGAACGCGAACATGATCACAGCAGAAACATTGGCAGACGCTGCGAAAAAAGCAGTTGCGGCGGCCAAGGGATAA
- the sucD gene encoding succinate--CoA ligase subunit alpha, translating into MSILINKETRLLVQGITGNEGIFHTTQMVAYGTNVVAGVTPGKGGEWVLDGKVPVFDSVKLAVDATGANCSVIFVPARFAPDAMFEAADAGIPLIVCITEGVPVQDMMRVRNYIDQKKVRLIGPNCPGMLTPGESKVGIIPGNIAIPGNVGVVSRSGTLTYEVLYALKQVGMGASTCVGIGGDPVNGTNFIDVLEMFEHDPQTEKVVLIGEIGGTDEDKAAEYIAANMTKPVVSFIAGQTAPPGKRMGHAGAIIEGSAGSAAGKVKALEAAGVKVAKHPEEIPSLLK; encoded by the coding sequence ATGAGCATATTAATCAATAAAGAAACCCGCCTTCTTGTGCAAGGCATTACCGGTAACGAGGGCATCTTCCACACCACGCAAATGGTTGCGTATGGAACCAACGTTGTTGCGGGCGTAACACCCGGCAAAGGCGGCGAATGGGTGCTGGATGGAAAAGTCCCCGTATTTGACTCGGTCAAACTCGCAGTGGATGCGACCGGCGCGAACTGCTCGGTCATCTTCGTCCCTGCCCGCTTCGCACCCGATGCGATGTTCGAAGCCGCCGACGCAGGCATTCCCCTCATCGTATGTATCACCGAAGGCGTGCCCGTACAAGATATGATGCGCGTGCGCAATTATATTGATCAGAAGAAAGTCCGCTTGATCGGCCCCAACTGCCCCGGCATGTTGACGCCCGGCGAATCGAAGGTCGGCATCATCCCCGGCAATATCGCCATCCCCGGCAACGTCGGCGTTGTCTCCCGCTCCGGCACATTGACCTATGAAGTGCTCTATGCACTGAAGCAGGTCGGCATGGGTGCATCCACCTGCGTAGGCATCGGCGGTGACCCGGTCAATGGCACCAACTTCATTGATGTGTTGGAAATGTTCGAACACGATCCGCAAACCGAAAAGGTTGTGTTGATCGGTGAGATCGGCGGGACCGACGAAGACAAGGCCGCTGAATACATTGCCGCAAACATGACCAAGCCGGTCGTTTCGTTTATCGCTGGTCAGACCGCTCCTCCCGGAAAACGCATGGGACATGCCGGTGCGATCATCGAAGGTAGTGCAGGCAGTGCCGCTGGCAAGGTCAAAGCCCTCGAGGCCGCTGGCGTGAAAGTAGCAAAACACCCGGAAGAAATTCCGTCGCTTTTGAAGTAA
- the acpP gene encoding acyl carrier protein, with amino-acid sequence MSDTYNEVKAIIKDLLGADEAKITMEARFREELEADSLDLVELIMAFEDKFGTEISDDDAQKITSVGDAVAYIDSHK; translated from the coding sequence ATGTCTGACACATATAACGAAGTGAAGGCGATTATCAAAGACTTGCTTGGTGCTGATGAGGCAAAGATCACAATGGAAGCTCGCTTCCGTGAAGAACTCGAAGCTGATTCTCTCGACCTTGTTGAACTGATCATGGCTTTTGAAGACAAGTTCGGCACCGAAATTTCTGACGATGATGCGCAGAAGATCACTTCCGTAGGCGATGCCGTCGCTTACATTGACTCACACAAGTAG
- a CDS encoding type 2 isopentenyl-diphosphate Delta-isomerase yields the protein MPKVAPIDQRKADHIKINLEQDVRSALTTGLENYHFTHEALPELDLNRIDTTLNLFGKRLAAPILISSMTGGTEEAGEINQRLAEAAQEVGVAMGVGSQRAALEHPEQTLTFSITRKVAPDILLFANLGAVQFNYGYTIDHCRRALDMIEADALILHLNPLQEAVQDAGDVNFAGLAKKIEEVCKEIEVPVIAKEVGWGISEKTAKLLADCGVSAIDVAGAGGTSWSQVEMHRAPDEFTRQLAATFVGWGIPTSDSILNVKKAVPDMTIFASGGIKDGLDIAKCIALGATLGGMAGQFLKAAAVSTEKAVEMMKLTKRQIEVTMFAAGVEKLESLKNEKLVNYSESFR from the coding sequence ATGCCAAAAGTTGCGCCCATAGACCAGCGAAAAGCCGACCATATCAAGATCAATTTGGAGCAGGATGTCCGCTCTGCGTTGACAACAGGACTAGAGAACTACCACTTCACTCACGAGGCTTTACCCGAGCTGGACTTAAATCGCATCGACACAACCCTCAACCTGTTCGGTAAACGATTGGCCGCTCCCATTCTGATATCTTCCATGACCGGCGGGACAGAGGAAGCTGGCGAGATCAATCAGCGACTCGCCGAAGCCGCACAGGAAGTTGGTGTTGCCATGGGAGTTGGAAGTCAACGCGCCGCGCTTGAACATCCCGAACAGACTCTCACCTTTTCCATCACACGCAAAGTAGCGCCCGATATTTTATTGTTTGCGAATCTTGGTGCCGTGCAATTCAACTACGGCTACACCATTGACCACTGCCGCCGCGCCCTGGACATGATCGAAGCCGATGCGCTCATCCTTCATCTGAATCCCTTGCAAGAAGCCGTGCAGGATGCAGGTGATGTGAACTTCGCTGGTCTCGCAAAGAAGATCGAAGAAGTCTGCAAGGAAATCGAAGTGCCTGTCATTGCAAAAGAAGTTGGCTGGGGCATCTCTGAAAAGACAGCCAAACTCTTAGCCGATTGCGGAGTTAGCGCCATTGACGTGGCAGGCGCAGGCGGGACAAGTTGGTCCCAAGTGGAAATGCACCGCGCGCCCGACGAATTCACCCGTCAACTCGCCGCAACATTCGTTGGCTGGGGCATCCCCACATCTGATTCCATTTTGAATGTCAAGAAAGCCGTCCCCGATATGACGATCTTCGCCAGCGGCGGCATCAAAGACGGACTCGACATCGCCAAGTGCATCGCCCTCGGCGCAACACTCGGCGGCATGGCAGGTCAATTCTTAAAAGCTGCAGCAGTTTCAACAGAGAAAGCGGTTGAAATGATGAAGCTGACGAAGAGACAGATTGAAGTGACAATGTTTGCGGCGGGAGTTGAAAAGTTGGAAAGTTTGAAGAATGAGAAATTAGTTAATTATTCGGAGTCGTTCAGATGA
- a CDS encoding TIR domain-containing protein, producing the protein MMEWGPDRHPILEAKCLIIGQGSVGKTSLVQQILHGTFDQNQTKTEGISINQWTVDGGQKTIENQSQSTVNGPSSIKLNIWDFGGQEIMHATHQFFLTKRSLYLLVLDARLTQEENRVEYWLKIIQSFGGESPVLIVGNKTDQHPLDIDRTGLQKKYPNIVGILETSAKDGKGIEELKATIAKQVDTLPHVRDLLPETWFTVKSKLEELGRDKNFITQDEYLSLCGANEVTDEISQNTLIGFLHDLGVVLHFQDDPRLEALGILNPQWVTNGVYKILNSHELFQNQGTLTLPILNKTLTPPEYPSNKRLFIVDMMKKFELCYDIETDKSFLIPDLLPKDEIYTGEWDDALAFQYHYNVLPSSIISRFIVRMNAFIYKNTIWRSGVVLKSGNNTALIKADTEDRKIYIWVLGDVTTRRDFLSAIRFEFDAIHKTIAKIEVTEKVPLPNYPSAVPVDYKLLLQLEQKGVTTHHVQAGNDIVEITVSELLDGVRPSKNQVIKVFISYSHQDKSFVKKLAGELESQGMKVWWDFDSLKGGHDWQKEIERGIKGCDFFLVTLTPDAVNSEWVGNEILYASNAQKTIIPLHLKKCDIPIGLIKKQYIDFEEQTQKIALKELLGILKPE; encoded by the coding sequence ATGATGGAATGGGGCCCTGATCGACACCCGATTTTAGAGGCAAAATGCTTAATCATCGGTCAAGGTTCTGTCGGCAAAACATCTCTTGTTCAGCAAATCCTTCACGGCACGTTTGATCAGAATCAAACCAAAACGGAGGGGATATCCATTAATCAATGGACGGTAGACGGTGGACAGAAGACAATAGAAAACCAATCACAGTCCACGGTCAACGGTCCATCGTCCATCAAATTGAACATCTGGGACTTCGGCGGGCAGGAGATCATGCACGCCACGCACCAATTTTTCCTCACCAAACGCAGTCTCTACCTGCTGGTGCTGGATGCGCGCCTAACGCAGGAAGAAAACCGCGTCGAATACTGGCTCAAGATCATCCAGTCCTTCGGCGGCGAGTCGCCTGTGCTGATCGTCGGCAACAAGACCGACCAGCATCCGCTCGACATTGACCGCACGGGTTTGCAGAAAAAATATCCAAACATCGTCGGCATCCTAGAAACATCTGCCAAAGATGGCAAGGGCATCGAAGAACTCAAAGCCACGATCGCAAAACAGGTGGATACCCTGCCACACGTCCGCGACCTGTTGCCTGAAACATGGTTCACAGTCAAATCCAAACTGGAGGAACTCGGCAGGGATAAAAACTTCATCACACAGGACGAATATCTCAGTCTGTGCGGCGCGAACGAAGTCACAGACGAAATCAGCCAGAATACACTCATCGGCTTCCTGCATGACTTGGGCGTTGTCCTGCATTTTCAAGATGACCCGCGCCTCGAAGCGCTCGGCATTCTCAATCCGCAGTGGGTCACCAATGGTGTGTATAAGATCCTCAACTCACACGAACTCTTTCAAAACCAAGGCACGCTCACCCTCCCCATCCTGAACAAAACTCTCACCCCGCCCGAATACCCTAGTAACAAACGCTTGTTTATCGTGGATATGATGAAGAAGTTCGAGTTGTGCTACGACATAGAAACCGACAAATCCTTCCTCATCCCCGACTTGCTCCCCAAAGATGAAATTTATACGGGCGAGTGGGACGATGCACTGGCGTTTCAATATCACTATAACGTTTTGCCATCGTCCATTATCTCGCGCTTCATCGTCCGTATGAATGCATTCATTTATAAAAACACGATCTGGCGTTCAGGCGTGGTACTCAAAAGCGGAAACAACACCGCACTGATCAAGGCAGATACTGAAGATAGAAAGATTTACATCTGGGTATTAGGCGATGTGACTACGCGCAGAGATTTTCTGTCAGCGATTCGCTTTGAGTTTGACGCCATCCACAAGACGATTGCCAAGATCGAAGTAACGGAAAAAGTCCCGCTTCCCAATTACCCGAGTGCCGTCCCTGTTGACTATAAACTTTTACTCCAACTTGAGCAAAAAGGTGTTACGACTCATCATGTTCAAGCAGGCAACGACATTGTCGAAATTACCGTCAGCGAATTATTAGATGGTGTCCGCCCGTCAAAGAATCAAGTTATAAAAGTGTTTATCAGTTATTCTCATCAAGATAAATCCTTCGTCAAGAAACTTGCAGGCGAATTAGAAAGTCAGGGCATGAAAGTCTGGTGGGATTTCGATAGTCTCAAAGGTGGACATGATTGGCAAAAGGAAATCGAACGCGGCATCAAGGGTTGTGATTTCTTCCTCGTCACCCTAACGCCAGACGCGGTCAATTCAGAATGGGTAGGGAATGAAATTCTATATGCCAGCAACGCGCAGAAAACTATCATCCCCTTACATTTAAAGAAATGCGATATTCCCATCGGTCTCATCAAGAAACAATATATTGATTTCGAGGAGCAAACGCAAAAGATAGCGCTCAAAGAGTTGTTGGGGATTTTGAAACCTGAATAA
- a CDS encoding HAD family phosphatase, giving the protein MNNSHITTIIFDYGGVLLEWNPHNVYHRYFPGQPEAIDQFLTEINFAEWNAQQDKGRPFAEAVESISAEFPHYAHLISAYYEYWEESITGSIPGSIEILKELKDKKYPLYGLSNWSHETFPIARDKYDFFELFDDMVISGEVKMVKPDPAIFEHALNKFGKRASECVYIDDSLTNVQQAQKMGFHAIHFQSPAQLRESLQRLELL; this is encoded by the coding sequence ATGAACAATTCACACATCACAACCATCATCTTTGATTATGGCGGCGTTCTGTTGGAATGGAACCCGCACAATGTATATCACCGTTATTTCCCCGGACAACCCGAGGCCATAGACCAATTTCTCACGGAGATCAATTTCGCAGAGTGGAACGCCCAACAAGATAAGGGACGTCCATTTGCGGAGGCGGTGGAAAGCATCTCAGCAGAATTCCCCCACTACGCACATCTCATCAGTGCCTATTATGAATATTGGGAAGAGTCGATCACCGGCTCCATCCCAGGTTCCATTGAGATATTGAAGGAACTCAAGGATAAGAAATATCCGCTATATGGGTTGAGCAATTGGTCGCATGAAACCTTTCCCATTGCGCGGGATAAGTATGATTTCTTCGAACTGTTCGATGACATGGTCATCTCGGGCGAAGTGAAGATGGTCAAGCCCGATCCCGCGATCTTCGAACATGCATTGAACAAGTTTGGAAAGCGCGCCAGCGAGTGTGTATACATTGACGACTCACTGACAAATGTTCAGCAGGCGCAAAAAATGGGATTCCATGCGATCCATTTTCAATCACCCGCACAATTGAGGGAATCACTGCAAAGGCTTGAACTCCTTTGA